In the genome of Carnobacterium viridans, one region contains:
- a CDS encoding tyrosine-protein phosphatase: MIDLHCHILPGIDDGAKDIEDSMDMAREAVAEGITHILASPHYKNGHWDNEKQDILSLVDEVQLELDARGIPLTIFPGQEVRINGEFFEDIEENKIQFIDEGNQYVLIEFPTPTIPQYAETLFFEMQREGITPIIVHPERNHAILKDPNKLLSFVEKGALAQVTAASYTGGFGKEIQKVSKQLIEANLVHFIASDAHNIRSRSFHMKEAYQKLEKEFGSEKVAEYHQVTKDLINGELIHTATPQSVKKVKVFGLF; this comes from the coding sequence ATGATTGATTTACATTGCCATATTTTACCAGGTATAGATGATGGGGCAAAAGATATAGAAGATTCTATGGATATGGCGCGCGAAGCTGTAGCCGAAGGAATCACACATATTTTAGCGTCACCCCATTATAAAAATGGACATTGGGATAATGAAAAACAAGATATTTTGAGCTTAGTCGATGAAGTGCAGCTAGAACTTGATGCCAGAGGTATTCCACTAACGATTTTCCCTGGACAAGAAGTTCGCATCAACGGAGAATTTTTTGAAGATATTGAAGAAAATAAGATTCAATTTATTGATGAAGGAAATCAGTATGTTTTAATTGAGTTTCCGACACCAACAATTCCTCAATATGCTGAAACACTTTTTTTTGAAATGCAAAGAGAAGGTATCACACCTATCATCGTTCATCCAGAACGGAATCATGCGATATTGAAAGATCCTAATAAATTGTTGTCATTTGTTGAAAAAGGAGCTTTGGCGCAAGTAACAGCTGCTAGTTACACTGGAGGGTTCGGTAAAGAGATCCAAAAAGTTAGCAAGCAATTGATCGAAGCTAATTTAGTCCATTTTATCGCTTCGGATGCACACAATATTAGGTCACGTTCGTTTCACATGAAAGAAGCATATCAAAAATTAGAAAAAGAATTCGGTTCTGAAAAGGTAGCAGAGTACCATCAAGTTACTAAAGATTTAATCAATGGTGAACTCATTCATACTGCAACCCCTCAATCAGTAAAAAAAGTTAAAGTTTTTGGGTTGTTTTAA
- a CDS encoding MIP/aquaporin family protein yields the protein MSGDMLQIFSEFLGTMMLVLLGDGVCAAVNLKKSKAEASGWVVIALGWGAAVTIAVYVAGSMGPAHLNPAVTLGMAIIGNFDWALVLPFIIAQVLGGILGAVLVWLTYLPHFKETKDQASILGTFATGPAIRNTVGNIMSEVIGTFVLVFALMMFGKNTFTDGLNPLVVGVLILSIGLSLGGSTGYAINPARDLGPRIAHQLLPIANKGNSDWGYSWIPVVAPMIGGAIAALLYIVIT from the coding sequence ATGAGTGGAGATATGTTACAAATTTTCAGTGAGTTCTTAGGAACAATGATGCTAGTGTTGCTTGGGGATGGAGTATGTGCGGCCGTTAACTTGAAAAAAAGTAAAGCTGAAGCATCAGGATGGGTTGTCATTGCACTTGGATGGGGAGCAGCCGTAACGATCGCAGTATATGTTGCAGGATCTATGGGGCCAGCACATTTAAACCCAGCTGTAACACTTGGTATGGCTATTATTGGTAATTTTGATTGGGCATTAGTATTGCCGTTTATTATTGCACAAGTACTTGGAGGAATTTTGGGAGCTGTTCTAGTTTGGTTGACTTACTTACCACACTTTAAAGAAACAAAAGATCAAGCGAGTATTTTAGGAACTTTTGCAACAGGTCCAGCTATTCGCAACACTGTTGGCAATATTATGTCAGAAGTAATTGGTACGTTCGTATTAGTATTTGCACTTATGATGTTTGGAAAAAATACATTTACTGATGGATTAAACCCATTAGTAGTAGGTGTATTAATTCTTTCAATTGGTCTTTCTCTTGGAGGATCAACAGGGTACGCAATCAACCCTGCACGTGACTTAGGTCCACGTATTGCTCATCAATTATTACCGATCGCAAACAAAGGAAATTCAGATTGGGGTTACTCTTGGATTCCAGTAGTAGCACCAATGATTGGTGGAGCTATCGCTGCATTACTTTATATAGTCATTACTTAA
- a CDS encoding SGNH/GDSL hydrolase family protein, which translates to MKQHKIKIGLGVLLIGVFIISFTATQKNKTLAKLTENYRLSDTYMQESLLDRSKFVTERDGEVTIVVLGSSVTFGKGANEAQPVWGKLLENNLNERDSVEARVINHGYNGYSTADLISREKIEAVVKDKPDIILFELCLINNNRYPQNNVDQTKLDIQWIMDRFKEELPDTLVILQTANPTLFNDVFLEEGKVTYEQYNNEIAEFVTAQQWPFIDTYHLMQAKMEDKNLTIEEVLADDVHPNGVGYGLWFELLNERITVPVKMLH; encoded by the coding sequence ATGAAACAACATAAAATAAAAATTGGTTTAGGTGTTTTATTAATAGGAGTATTTATCATTTCTTTTACTGCTACTCAAAAAAATAAAACGTTAGCTAAATTGACTGAAAACTATCGATTGTCTGATACATATATGCAAGAAAGCTTGTTAGATCGTTCAAAATTTGTAACAGAACGAGATGGCGAAGTGACTATTGTGGTCTTAGGCAGCAGTGTAACCTTTGGAAAAGGTGCGAATGAAGCACAACCTGTGTGGGGTAAGTTACTTGAAAATAATTTGAATGAGCGAGATAGTGTTGAGGCAAGAGTAATCAATCACGGTTACAATGGCTATAGTACAGCTGATCTGATTTCAAGAGAAAAAATTGAGGCAGTTGTCAAAGACAAACCGGACATTATACTTTTTGAATTGTGTTTAATCAATAATAATCGCTACCCGCAAAATAATGTCGATCAAACAAAATTAGATATTCAATGGATCATGGATCGTTTCAAAGAGGAGTTGCCAGATACATTGGTCATTTTGCAAACCGCAAATCCTACTCTTTTTAATGATGTATTTCTAGAAGAGGGTAAAGTGACTTACGAACAATACAATAATGAAATCGCTGAATTTGTAACCGCGCAGCAATGGCCTTTTATTGATACCTATCACTTGATGCAAGCTAAAATGGAAGATAAAAATCTAACGATTGAGGAAGTTTTAGCAGATGATGTCCATCCAAATGGAGTAGGTTATGGTTTGTGGTTCGAGTTATTGAATGAACGGATTACCGTGCCAGTGAAGATGTTGCACTAA